The Devosia sp. SD17-2 genome includes a region encoding these proteins:
- a CDS encoding phytoene/squalene synthase family protein, giving the protein MNDEVISRSEEAIAKGSQSFAAAARLFDRQTRDDAVMLYAWCRHCDDVIDGQTSGHAQVADFRDGQQARLEQLRAETSAALSGRASDSYIFNALQRVVERHEIPHRHPQELLTGFQMDVEDRVYETIEDTLEYCYHVAGVVGVMMAMIMGVREREVLDRASDLGLAFQLTNIARDVIDDARMERVYLPRTLLARHGITEIRADDRAQWPKLHAAALELLELAEAYYASAYHGMAELPPRSAWAIGAARRVYRAIGQKLRSGGPDAWEHRVSTSRNEKLMLLAKSLGDVAWTRLPRQQPDRAGLWKRPA; this is encoded by the coding sequence ATGAACGACGAGGTTATTTCCCGCAGCGAAGAGGCCATCGCCAAGGGCTCGCAGAGCTTTGCGGCTGCGGCCCGCCTCTTCGACCGGCAGACGCGGGATGATGCTGTCATGCTCTACGCCTGGTGCCGCCATTGCGACGATGTCATCGACGGGCAGACGTCTGGGCATGCACAAGTGGCGGACTTCAGGGATGGGCAACAGGCCCGGCTCGAGCAATTGCGCGCCGAAACCAGCGCGGCTTTGTCTGGCAGGGCCTCGGACAGCTATATTTTCAATGCCTTGCAGCGCGTGGTGGAGCGGCACGAGATTCCCCATCGCCACCCTCAGGAATTGCTGACGGGCTTCCAGATGGACGTGGAGGATCGCGTCTACGAGACCATCGAGGACACACTTGAATATTGCTACCATGTCGCCGGCGTGGTCGGGGTAATGATGGCCATGATCATGGGTGTGCGGGAGCGCGAGGTGCTCGACCGGGCCAGCGATCTTGGCCTTGCCTTCCAGCTCACCAATATCGCGCGCGACGTCATTGATGATGCGCGCATGGAGCGGGTCTATCTCCCCCGCACGCTTCTCGCGCGGCATGGCATTACCGAAATCCGGGCTGATGATCGCGCGCAGTGGCCAAAACTTCATGCCGCTGCGCTGGAATTGCTTGAACTGGCGGAAGCCTATTACGCATCGGCCTATCACGGCATGGCGGAACTGCCGCCGCGCTCGGCCTGGGCCATTGGCGCGGCGCGGCGCGTCTATCGTGCCATTGGCCAGAAGCTGCGCTCAGGCGGGCCCGATGCTTGGGAACACCGCGTGTCTACATCGCGCAATGAGAAGCTGATGCTGCTCGCAAAATCCCTCGGAGACGTTGCCTGGACCCGCCTGCCCAGACAGCAGCCGGACCGTGCGGGCCTGTGGAAACGCCCCGCCTAA
- a CDS encoding phytoene desaturase produces the protein MTNSKTAAVIGAGFGGLALAIRLQSAGIETTIFEKRDKPGGRAYVYTDDGFTFDAGPTVITDPDCLDQLWTLSGRTMADYVTLLPVAPFYQLCWEDGYRFDYANDQAEIDRQIAAKSPEDVEGYRKFLAYSEDLFREGYEKLGTVPFLNFFSMIKAAPQLMRLESHRSVYSKVSQFIKDDQLRQAFSFHSLLVGGNPFETSSIYGLIHALERRGGVWFAKGGTGALIAGMVKLFEDLGGRLELNAEIDRIEGGEDKVTGVALKDGRRFSFDQIASNADVVHTYRDMMRGTQRGDAKGKALEKKRFSMSLFVIYFGLKTQHPELKHHMVLFGPRYRELIKDIFHTDGLADDFSLYLHAPSVTDDSLAPKGQSAYYVLSPVPHLGTADIDWDVVGPQYRDRILKYINDRYIPGLLDDLVTVRHFTPFDFRDELNAHLGSAFSIEPILTQSAWFRPHNRDDVISNMYIVGAGTHPGAGIPGVVGSAKATAGLMIADAMA, from the coding sequence GTGACGAATTCAAAGACCGCAGCAGTCATCGGCGCCGGATTTGGCGGCCTTGCGCTGGCAATCCGGCTGCAGAGCGCCGGCATTGAGACGACCATATTCGAGAAGCGGGACAAGCCCGGCGGGCGGGCCTATGTCTATACCGATGACGGCTTCACCTTCGATGCCGGGCCGACCGTCATTACGGACCCGGATTGTCTCGACCAGCTGTGGACGCTGTCTGGCCGCACCATGGCGGACTATGTCACGCTTCTGCCGGTCGCGCCTTTCTACCAACTCTGCTGGGAGGACGGGTATCGGTTTGACTATGCCAATGACCAGGCCGAGATTGACCGGCAGATCGCGGCGAAGTCGCCTGAGGATGTCGAAGGCTACAGAAAGTTTCTCGCCTATTCCGAGGACCTTTTTCGCGAAGGCTACGAGAAGCTGGGCACAGTCCCCTTCCTCAATTTCTTCTCGATGATCAAGGCCGCCCCGCAATTGATGCGGCTCGAGAGCCACCGCAGCGTCTATTCCAAGGTCAGCCAGTTCATCAAGGACGATCAGCTGCGGCAGGCTTTCAGCTTTCATTCGCTGCTGGTCGGCGGAAATCCGTTCGAGACCTCGTCCATCTATGGCCTCATCCACGCGCTCGAACGGCGGGGCGGGGTGTGGTTTGCCAAGGGCGGCACGGGCGCGCTGATCGCCGGAATGGTCAAACTGTTCGAGGATCTGGGCGGCAGGCTGGAGCTCAACGCCGAAATCGACCGGATCGAGGGCGGCGAGGACAAGGTGACGGGCGTTGCGCTCAAGGATGGGCGCCGGTTCAGTTTCGACCAGATCGCCTCCAATGCCGATGTGGTGCACACTTATCGCGACATGATGCGCGGCACGCAGCGGGGCGATGCCAAGGGCAAGGCGCTGGAGAAGAAGCGCTTTTCCATGTCGCTTTTTGTGATCTATTTCGGCCTCAAGACCCAGCATCCCGAGCTTAAGCACCATATGGTGCTGTTCGGGCCGCGTTATCGGGAACTGATCAAGGACATTTTTCACACCGATGGTCTGGCAGACGATTTTTCGCTCTACCTCCACGCACCGTCCGTGACCGATGACAGTCTCGCCCCCAAGGGGCAGAGCGCCTATTACGTGCTCTCGCCGGTGCCGCATCTGGGCACGGCCGATATCGACTGGGACGTCGTCGGCCCGCAATATCGCGACCGGATCCTTAAATATATCAACGACCGCTATATCCCCGGGCTGCTTGATGACCTCGTGACGGTGCGCCACTTCACGCCCTTCGATTTCCGGGATGAGCTCAATGCCCATCTGGGCTCTGCCTTTTCGATCGAGCCGATCCTGACCCAGAGCGCCTGGTTCCGCCCGCATAATCGGGACGATGTGATTTCCAACATGTATATCGTCGGGGCCGGCACGCATCCCGGAGCCGGCATTCCGGGTGTGGTCGGGTCGGCCAAGGCCACGGCCGGGCTGATGATCGCGGATGCCATGGCATGA
- a CDS encoding carbohydrate ABC transporter permease yields the protein MSSTMRPYLRYPATWKSALLSLAILAIAVAAAFPLVWMVLSSLKTPAESMQVPPVWIPGSPNFDAYWEVAEVVNLDRSFVNSAFIALATTTAIVVTSLMAGYAFAKYNFPGRDWLFAALIATMFLPPIVTLIPLYRMTGYLGLNANLLGVVVPNLANAFGIFLMRQYIKGVPNDLIDAARVDGASELTILFKIVAPAVLPAIAALTLFAFVYHWNSYLWPLTVLQGNTDQYPIVISLSRLLSYNRGAMNTGLVMAGATLAVLPPVVLFVFLQRFFVDSIVATGVKG from the coding sequence ATGAGCAGCACTATGCGTCCCTATCTTCGCTATCCTGCCACGTGGAAGTCCGCGCTGCTGTCGCTGGCAATCCTTGCCATCGCGGTGGCGGCTGCCTTCCCGCTGGTGTGGATGGTGCTCTCCAGTCTCAAGACACCGGCTGAGAGCATGCAGGTGCCGCCCGTGTGGATCCCAGGATCGCCTAATTTCGACGCCTATTGGGAAGTGGCCGAGGTGGTCAATCTTGACCGGTCCTTCGTCAATTCCGCGTTCATCGCGCTGGCGACGACGACTGCCATCGTCGTGACCAGCCTGATGGCCGGATACGCCTTTGCCAAATACAATTTTCCCGGGCGCGACTGGCTGTTCGCAGCGCTGATCGCCACCATGTTCCTGCCGCCCATCGTTACCCTCATCCCGCTCTACCGGATGACGGGCTATCTCGGCCTCAATGCCAATCTGCTCGGCGTGGTGGTGCCCAATCTGGCCAATGCCTTCGGTATTTTCCTCATGCGCCAATATATCAAGGGCGTGCCCAATGATTTGATCGATGCGGCGCGGGTCGATGGCGCTTCGGAGCTGACCATCCTCTTCAAGATCGTCGCGCCCGCCGTTCTGCCGGCGATCGCCGCGCTGACGCTGTTTGCCTTCGTCTATCACTGGAACAGCTATCTCTGGCCGCTGACGGTGCTGCAGGGCAATACCGACCAATACCCGATCGTCATCTCGCTCTCGCGTCTGCTCAGCTATAATCGCGGCGCGATGAATACCGGGCTGGTCATGGCCGGTGCGACCTTGGCGGTGCTGCCGCCTGTGGTGCTCTTTGTCTTCCTCCAGCGCTTTTTCGTCGACTCGATCGTTGCCACGGGGGTGAAGGGATGA
- a CDS encoding ABC transporter permease: MILAMLRVMALSVIRDRGALALAFLLPPVIFIIFAAIFSGSSGEEMRLHVAYGVATETQVTERLEAALREDASLRVLPQSLADRAEVVRMVQTGRADVGLFVTGDLADETTSPITVLVDPAKVIAGASLAGQVQNLIAVAVPEIGVSRTAPLIGELVGGFSPQQQAQLDAALQELAVSGNGPDAAPGLVNIENIGSATSAGATISYYAGAVAILFLLFSAMQGAATLIEERHSGIVDRVAVGPAGTDVVVLGKFLFLTAQGVLQVGLIFLVAAIVYGVDVTHHGMEWLLTTLVASAATAGLGLAVASACTSKQQAQTVSTFVVLVSSAIGGSMVPRFMMPPWLQDVGWYTPNAWAIEAYHGILWRSEPLGAVLPELAWLLCVAMVGVILGLIISRLRLRL, from the coding sequence TTGATCCTTGCCATGCTTCGCGTCATGGCACTCAGCGTGATCCGCGATCGCGGCGCGCTGGCCCTGGCATTCCTCCTGCCCCCGGTTATTTTCATCATCTTCGCCGCTATTTTCTCCGGATCGAGTGGGGAGGAAATGCGCCTTCACGTGGCTTATGGCGTCGCCACAGAGACGCAGGTGACAGAGCGCCTCGAGGCTGCCTTGCGCGAAGACGCGAGCCTTCGTGTCCTCCCGCAAAGTCTGGCCGATCGCGCTGAGGTGGTGCGCATGGTGCAGACCGGACGGGCCGATGTCGGCCTGTTTGTCACCGGCGACCTCGCTGATGAAACGACCTCGCCGATTACCGTGCTCGTTGATCCAGCCAAGGTGATCGCCGGGGCGAGCCTTGCAGGGCAAGTGCAGAACCTGATTGCCGTCGCGGTACCCGAAATTGGCGTCTCCCGAACAGCCCCGCTCATCGGGGAGCTTGTCGGCGGCTTTTCTCCGCAGCAGCAGGCACAGCTCGACGCCGCCCTTCAGGAACTGGCTGTCAGCGGCAATGGCCCTGATGCCGCGCCGGGCCTGGTCAATATCGAAAACATCGGATCAGCCACCTCGGCCGGGGCGACGATCAGCTATTATGCCGGTGCGGTCGCCATCCTCTTCCTGCTCTTTTCCGCGATGCAGGGCGCTGCGACCCTGATCGAGGAACGTCACTCCGGCATTGTCGATCGCGTCGCCGTGGGGCCTGCCGGCACGGATGTCGTCGTCCTCGGGAAATTCCTGTTCCTCACCGCACAGGGCGTACTGCAGGTTGGCCTGATCTTCCTTGTCGCCGCGATTGTCTATGGGGTCGACGTCACTCACCACGGCATGGAATGGCTGTTGACTACATTGGTCGCCTCCGCCGCGACAGCCGGGCTTGGGCTGGCCGTTGCGTCGGCCTGCACCAGCAAGCAGCAGGCCCAGACCGTCTCCACTTTTGTGGTGCTGGTCAGTTCCGCAATCGGCGGCTCTATGGTCCCGCGTTTCATGATGCCGCCCTGGCTCCAGGATGTCGGTTGGTACACCCCCAACGCCTGGGCGATCGAGGCCTACCACGGCATTTTGTGGCGCAGCGAACCGCTCGGTGCGGTGCTGCCGGAACTCGCCTGGTTGCTGTGTGTCGCCATGGTCGGCGTCATTCTCGGACTGATCATTTCCCGCCTGCGGCTCCGCCTTTAG
- a CDS encoding sugar ABC transporter permease: protein MIGRNPRSVIGMLAPATGLIAIFVFVPMALTIALSFTQWSTQTGFETAQFVGLANFFDLFGPTSIGRDFRAAFFNTAIYTGLSVALILPLSVVLGLMVHQTFAPGGIVLRTVLFSTYMVPMIAVALVWSKLYSPTEGPFNQVLGWIGIPPQTWLSSPNTALVSIVLLNVWQQVGYFTVLAVAGLTQIPTTLYEAARVDGASPWMQFWKITLPLLRNTLLFSAVIAVINAVQVFEPVALITQGGPVNSTNVMTYHIRRVGIERAQGGLGSAMAVTLMLSLIVVIVLLFAAFRDREEQR, encoded by the coding sequence ATGATTGGCCGCAATCCCCGCTCCGTTATCGGCATGCTCGCGCCTGCCACGGGGCTCATAGCGATCTTTGTCTTTGTGCCGATGGCCCTGACCATCGCGCTGAGCTTTACCCAATGGTCGACCCAGACCGGGTTTGAAACCGCCCAGTTTGTCGGGCTGGCCAATTTTTTCGATCTGTTCGGCCCGACCTCCATTGGGCGCGATTTCCGCGCGGCCTTTTTCAATACGGCTATTTATACCGGCCTGTCGGTTGCGCTGATCCTGCCGCTTTCGGTCGTGCTGGGTCTGATGGTGCACCAGACCTTTGCGCCCGGCGGCATCGTGCTGCGCACCGTTCTGTTCTCGACCTATATGGTGCCGATGATCGCGGTGGCGCTGGTGTGGTCCAAGCTCTATTCGCCAACCGAAGGACCGTTCAACCAAGTGCTGGGCTGGATCGGCATCCCGCCGCAGACCTGGCTTTCCTCGCCCAATACGGCCCTCGTCTCCATCGTCCTTCTTAATGTCTGGCAGCAGGTGGGCTATTTCACGGTGCTGGCGGTGGCGGGCCTGACGCAAATCCCGACGACGCTTTACGAAGCGGCGCGGGTGGATGGCGCCTCTCCCTGGATGCAGTTCTGGAAAATCACCCTGCCGCTTTTGCGCAATACGCTTCTGTTTTCCGCAGTCATTGCCGTCATCAACGCGGTGCAGGTGTTCGAGCCGGTGGCACTGATCACCCAGGGTGGGCCGGTCAATTCCACCAATGTCATGACCTATCATATTCGCCGCGTCGGCATTGAACGCGCGCAGGGCGGCCTTGGCTCGGCCATGGCGGTGACGCTGATGTTGTCGCTGATCGTGGTCATCGTCTTGCTCTTTGCCGCCTTCCGCGATCGTGAGGAACAGCGATGA
- the crtY gene encoding lycopene beta-cyclase CrtY: MAGSGRGGKRLLVAGGGLAAALIAQRLSPTPDLEIIILEAASAPFGEHTWSFHIADVGTDLPWIEPLIAHRWAGQSVRFPAFTRHLTSGYATLTSRSAQEGMERLPNVSIRTGAVVEAVDSGGATLADGERLSGDCVIDARGYRKSAALVLGYQKFVGLEIETAEPHGLVDPVIMDASVDQLDGYRFVYSLPFSPTRVLIEDTRYADGEALDKGELELAIREYARQQGWSVAEVVRREHGVLPISLAHDAQKFWSEAPPDVPQAGMRAALFHPTTGYSLPEAVRVANLIAEAWPISSPALAVKIREHALRRHRGQRFYRLLNRMLFLAAEPDKRHLVLQRFYRLRQPLIERFYAGQTTPADMARILVGKPPVPVHRALACLREKPLLASETT; the protein is encoded by the coding sequence TTGGCGGGTTCGGGGCGCGGTGGCAAAAGGCTTTTGGTGGCCGGCGGCGGACTTGCCGCTGCCCTGATCGCGCAGCGGCTGAGCCCGACGCCCGATCTTGAGATTATTATCCTTGAAGCGGCCAGCGCGCCTTTTGGCGAACACACCTGGTCCTTCCACATCGCCGATGTCGGCACTGACCTCCCTTGGATCGAACCGCTCATTGCCCATCGCTGGGCCGGCCAGTCGGTGCGCTTTCCCGCCTTTACTCGGCATCTGACCTCCGGCTATGCGACCCTGACTTCCCGTTCGGCCCAAGAGGGGATGGAGAGGCTACCCAATGTGTCCATCCGCACCGGCGCTGTTGTCGAGGCGGTGGATTCTGGTGGAGCGACGCTGGCCGACGGTGAAAGGCTTTCGGGCGATTGCGTCATCGATGCGCGCGGCTACCGGAAGAGCGCCGCTCTCGTTCTCGGCTATCAGAAATTCGTCGGCCTGGAGATCGAAACAGCCGAGCCTCACGGCCTCGTCGATCCCGTCATCATGGATGCCTCGGTCGATCAGCTGGACGGCTATCGCTTCGTTTATTCACTGCCGTTTTCACCGACCCGCGTTCTGATCGAGGACACGCGCTATGCCGATGGCGAGGCACTCGATAAGGGCGAACTCGAACTGGCTATACGCGAATATGCCCGGCAGCAGGGTTGGTCCGTCGCTGAAGTCGTCCGGCGAGAGCATGGAGTCCTGCCCATTTCGCTCGCTCATGACGCGCAGAAATTCTGGTCGGAGGCTCCGCCTGACGTGCCGCAGGCCGGGATGCGTGCGGCGCTGTTTCATCCTACCACCGGCTACAGCCTGCCCGAGGCCGTCCGCGTGGCCAATCTCATTGCGGAAGCCTGGCCGATCAGTAGTCCGGCTCTTGCCGTAAAGATCAGGGAGCATGCGCTTCGGCGGCACCGCGGCCAGCGTTTTTACCGGCTGCTCAACCGGATGCTGTTCCTCGCAGCAGAGCCGGACAAGCGCCATCTGGTGCTTCAAAGGTTCTACCGCCTGCGCCAACCCCTTATCGAGCGGTTCTACGCCGGCCAGACGACACCGGCCGACATGGCCCGCATTCTTGTCGGCAAGCCACCTGTGCCCGTTCACCGGGCGCTCGCCTGCCTTCGCGAAAAGCCCCTCCTAGCCTCGGAGACGACGTGA
- a CDS encoding ROK family protein, giving the protein MSPILAIDLGGTRCRIGLADSANPAEVALVEDRPAPSDRADFLNCIRVQLEAHGAKALGLGIPGLAQGTVCRWVPNLPFLDGLDLAAEFPGVSIGLGNDAQLSLLAEVHAGVAEGQSDALLLAIGTGIGSAVLASGMIIAGQGGGACSYGWATADISDAGEDVSGWLERQAAGRAYDQIAHSIGFENGHALMAAARSGDPKALSALHAPVEALGTATAAAVALLDPALIIIAGGVAEACDILEPLLRPAIDRRLPPHLRGVPIKPARYRSQAGLIGAAFAGASGPNWRRTS; this is encoded by the coding sequence ATGAGCCCGATCCTTGCCATTGATCTCGGGGGCACGCGCTGCCGTATCGGGCTGGCCGACAGTGCCAATCCGGCAGAGGTCGCGCTCGTTGAGGATCGACCGGCGCCTTCGGACCGCGCGGATTTTCTCAATTGCATTCGCGTCCAGTTGGAAGCGCATGGGGCAAAGGCATTGGGGCTTGGCATTCCCGGGCTCGCTCAGGGCACAGTGTGCCGCTGGGTGCCGAATTTGCCTTTCCTTGACGGTCTGGACCTTGCCGCAGAATTTCCGGGCGTATCGATCGGCCTGGGCAATGATGCCCAGCTGAGCCTTCTGGCAGAGGTGCACGCTGGCGTGGCTGAGGGGCAGAGCGATGCGCTGCTTTTGGCCATCGGCACCGGCATCGGGTCCGCCGTTCTTGCATCAGGTATGATCATTGCGGGGCAGGGCGGTGGCGCCTGTTCCTATGGTTGGGCGACTGCCGATATCTCGGATGCAGGAGAAGATGTCAGCGGTTGGCTCGAGCGCCAGGCCGCCGGCCGCGCCTATGACCAGATCGCTCATTCAATTGGCTTTGAGAACGGCCATGCCCTGATGGCGGCAGCGCGGAGTGGCGATCCCAAGGCACTGTCTGCACTCCATGCACCGGTTGAGGCGCTGGGGACCGCGACGGCGGCGGCGGTGGCCTTGCTCGATCCCGCCCTGATCATCATTGCCGGGGGCGTTGCCGAGGCTTGCGACATCCTCGAGCCGCTGCTGCGACCGGCCATCGATCGCCGCCTGCCACCGCATCTGCGCGGCGTCCCGATCAAACCCGCAAGATATCGCTCGCAGGCTGGCCTGATTGGGGCAGCTTTTGCCGGCGCGTCGGGGCCCAATTGGAGGAGGACATCATGA
- a CDS encoding sterol desaturase family protein yields the protein MDTVLYYLVPTGLVVGSVLFMEWFATWSHEHIMHGWGWGWHKSHHEPHDDALEKNDLYAVVFAGVAIAMFALGHFFWWPLTWLGLGVTIYGMLYFFFHDGLVHQRWPFKHIPRKGYMKRVYQAHRLHHAVQGKDGCVSFGFVYAQPVDKLLKELEENKRSYDPHALKDEDRPAAH from the coding sequence ATGGACACTGTTCTCTACTATTTGGTGCCAACCGGGCTCGTGGTTGGTTCCGTCCTGTTCATGGAGTGGTTCGCCACCTGGTCGCATGAACACATCATGCACGGCTGGGGATGGGGCTGGCACAAGTCCCACCATGAGCCACATGACGATGCTCTGGAAAAAAACGATCTCTATGCCGTGGTGTTCGCCGGCGTCGCCATCGCCATGTTTGCGCTTGGCCACTTCTTCTGGTGGCCGCTGACCTGGCTAGGCCTGGGCGTGACAATCTATGGGATGCTGTACTTCTTTTTTCACGATGGCCTCGTGCACCAGCGCTGGCCGTTCAAGCACATTCCGCGCAAGGGATACATGAAGCGCGTCTACCAAGCGCACAGGCTCCATCATGCGGTGCAGGGCAAGGATGGCTGCGTCTCGTTCGGCTTTGTTTATGCCCAGCCAGTCGACAAGCTGCTCAAGGAACTTGAAGAGAACAAGCGCTCATACGATCCCCATGCGCTCAAGGACGAGGATCGCCCCGCCGCACATTAG
- a CDS encoding ABC transporter ATP-binding protein, with translation MRYGNREVLRGLNLQLGRSEIFGLLGPNGAGKTTLIRTICGRVRACSGQVSVAGETGKKSMRHIGLVPQELALYPYLTVRENLEAFGRLSGLSATETSQAITWASQATDITQRLDERVDILSGGWKRRVNIAAAILHHPDLLILDEPTVGVDVEARNVLHDVLVHLSRAGMGILLTTHDLDQAEALCTTVGFLRDGKITPQGTPRGLIADAFGKHREVILELRHLATPDQSAILHKAGFSPLKGGYSWIMLTGASSHSLERLSIALNKAGIETREIRFREPGLDSLFVSLTRDAEVAP, from the coding sequence GTGCGATACGGAAACCGCGAAGTCCTGCGTGGCCTCAACCTGCAGCTCGGACGGTCGGAAATATTCGGCCTTCTCGGACCAAACGGGGCGGGCAAGACCACCCTCATCCGCACCATATGCGGGCGCGTCCGCGCCTGCTCCGGGCAGGTCAGCGTCGCCGGCGAGACGGGCAAGAAAAGCATGCGCCATATCGGCCTCGTCCCACAGGAACTGGCGCTTTATCCCTATCTGACGGTCCGGGAGAACCTTGAGGCCTTCGGCCGGCTGTCCGGCCTGTCGGCCACAGAAACCAGCCAGGCGATCACTTGGGCCAGCCAGGCCACCGATATCACCCAGCGCCTGGACGAACGCGTCGACATCCTCTCGGGGGGGTGGAAGCGGCGCGTCAATATTGCCGCCGCAATTCTTCATCACCCTGACTTGCTCATCCTCGACGAACCGACGGTCGGGGTCGATGTCGAGGCGCGCAATGTCCTGCACGACGTCCTCGTCCACCTCAGCCGCGCCGGAATGGGGATACTTTTGACGACCCACGACCTCGACCAGGCTGAAGCGCTTTGCACAACGGTCGGCTTCCTCCGCGACGGCAAGATCACGCCTCAGGGTACGCCACGGGGCCTTATCGCCGATGCGTTCGGCAAGCACAGGGAAGTCATTCTCGAACTTCGGCACCTTGCCACCCCGGACCAGTCGGCGATCCTGCACAAGGCCGGCTTCAGCCCGCTCAAGGGCGGCTATAGCTGGATCATGCTCACCGGAGCCAGCTCCCATTCTCTGGAGCGACTGTCGATAGCCCTCAACAAGGCCGGGATAGAAACACGGGAAATCCGTTTTCGGGAACCCGGTCTCGACAGTCTCTTCGTCAGTCTGACGCGGGACGCGGAGGTGGCTCCTTGA
- a CDS encoding sugar isomerase domain-containing protein, whose translation MSTMFISKLAAIAEKAAGENEAAFEAASKAMSETLANGGLVHLYGSGHSVLPVQETYPRYGSYLGFNPLTDPRVMWHNILGAGGVRELLWLERTEKYAEKFLDHQPLNPGDTIVIFGHSGSNASGIDTALYAKERGLTVIAITAKSNASKPATHSSGKRLPHASDIVIDTGAPVEDAIVAIEGWSRPVSGSSTVLAMIMMHELVSRTAQKLAEKGIELPVFASPTIPGVTLHDTDIIYGQYREKMIDAQSKHLEQFKKTMANEG comes from the coding sequence ATGTCGACCATGTTCATCAGCAAGCTCGCGGCCATTGCCGAAAAGGCTGCCGGCGAAAACGAAGCCGCATTCGAAGCCGCCTCCAAGGCGATGAGCGAGACGCTCGCCAATGGTGGCCTCGTGCATCTTTACGGCTCGGGCCACTCGGTGCTGCCCGTGCAGGAAACCTATCCGCGCTATGGCTCCTATCTCGGGTTCAACCCGCTGACTGACCCGCGCGTCATGTGGCACAACATTCTGGGCGCCGGTGGCGTGCGTGAGCTGCTCTGGCTCGAGCGCACGGAAAAGTACGCTGAGAAGTTCCTCGACCACCAGCCGCTCAATCCGGGCGACACGATTGTCATCTTCGGCCACTCAGGCAGCAATGCCTCGGGCATCGACACCGCGCTCTATGCCAAGGAACGTGGGCTGACGGTGATCGCGATCACCGCCAAGTCCAACGCCAGCAAGCCCGCCACCCATTCCTCGGGCAAGCGCCTGCCGCATGCTTCCGATATCGTCATCGATACCGGCGCGCCGGTGGAGGACGCGATCGTTGCCATCGAAGGCTGGAGCCGCCCGGTTTCGGGCTCGTCGACGGTTCTGGCCATGATCATGATGCACGAGCTGGTCTCGCGCACGGCGCAGAAGCTGGCGGAAAAGGGCATCGAGCTGCCGGTCTTTGCCTCGCCGACCATTCCGGGCGTCACGCTGCACGACACGGACATTATCTATGGCCAGTACCGCGAGAAGATGATCGACGCGCAGTCCAAGCACCTTGAGCAGTTCAAGAAGACCATGGCCAACGAAGGCTGA
- a CDS encoding GntR family transcriptional regulator yields the protein MTDHPAGLVRPDRRRPEPLWHQAEMALRFLIDRGEWAPGTQIPNEDKLCEMLGISRITLRHALRNLEEAGMLRREHGRGTFVRSATMVAGVRGLTSFTDEMQTLALSPGTRLLAAQIIPARGATAEALEIAEGEDVVQLRRLRLGNGQPIGIQTTHLPASRVPGLFEAASDVTSLYRWLKDNAGIVPVRAKEVYRVGAVAKGDAHDLELPAGTPAFEVERITFDARSPFEFAVSTMRADRYEIRSTLYV from the coding sequence ATGACCGACCACCCTGCGGGTCTGGTGCGTCCGGACCGACGTCGCCCCGAGCCGCTGTGGCACCAGGCGGAAATGGCGCTGCGTTTTCTTATTGACCGGGGCGAATGGGCGCCGGGCACACAGATCCCCAATGAGGACAAGCTCTGCGAAATGCTGGGCATTTCCCGGATCACGCTCCGCCATGCCCTGCGCAATCTTGAGGAAGCGGGCATGTTGCGGCGGGAGCATGGTCGCGGCACCTTCGTGCGGTCCGCCACCATGGTGGCCGGTGTGCGCGGGCTCACAAGCTTTACCGACGAAATGCAGACGCTCGCCCTTTCCCCGGGCACGCGTCTTCTGGCCGCGCAGATCATTCCTGCGCGAGGCGCGACAGCTGAGGCGCTGGAGATCGCCGAGGGAGAAGACGTGGTCCAGTTGCGGCGCCTTCGGCTGGGCAATGGACAGCCCATCGGCATCCAGACCACCCATCTTCCGGCCAGTCGTGTGCCGGGGCTGTTCGAGGCAGCATCGGACGTCACCTCGCTTTATCGCTGGCTCAAGGACAATGCCGGCATCGTGCCGGTCCGGGCCAAGGAGGTCTATCGCGTTGGCGCGGTGGCCAAAGGCGATGCGCATGACCTCGAGCTGCCGGCCGGCACGCCGGCCTTTGAAGTTGAGCGCATCACTTTCGACGCGCGCAGCCCCTTTGAATTCGCGGTCTCGACCATGCGCGCCGACCGCTACGAAATCCGATCCACCCTTTACGTTTAG